A single region of the Acidobacteriota bacterium genome encodes:
- a CDS encoding nuclear transport factor 2 family protein: protein MRPAHFVSIAILAACLAAGSPAFAGDDSAVAAVKEVFETGVAALNEGNLDGFLDTVHDEALSFYACGPTSGKQGREACAVDWRLFFNTTTNARFETRNEEYRIIGDTGIAYGEYSLSVNYNGQGRQTVHEGRYTMTYTRVGDEWRIAMQHNTPVGDSPQPVRELARGAR, encoded by the coding sequence ATGCGCCCAGCCCACTTCGTTTCGATCGCGATTCTCGCTGCCTGCCTGGCGGCCGGCAGTCCGGCGTTCGCCGGCGACGACAGCGCCGTGGCGGCCGTGAAGGAGGTCTTCGAGACCGGTGTTGCCGCGCTCAACGAAGGCAACCTCGACGGTTTCCTCGACACCGTTCACGACGAGGCGCTCTCCTTCTATGCCTGCGGTCCCACGTCGGGCAAGCAGGGCCGGGAAGCCTGCGCGGTGGACTGGCGCCTCTTCTTCAACACCACGACGAACGCACGCTTCGAGACGCGGAACGAGGAGTACCGGATCATCGGCGACACGGGAATCGCCTACGGGGAGTACTCGTTGTCGGTGAACTACAACGGGCAGGGGCGGCAGACTGTGCACGAAGGCCGCTACACGATGACCTACACGCGGGTGGGCGACGAGTGGCGAATCGCCATGCAGCACAACACGCCCGTGGGTGACTCGCCACAGCCGGTGCGCGAGCTGGCCCGCGGGGCCCGTTGA
- a CDS encoding PmoA family protein, with translation MLRRLNPPAAAVLFPCVFAVSATVAAEDGGPMIELTRQAGDRVLVTVDGEPFTEYRPGGEADGGGHLPYLYPVYGPAGQALTRSWPMVEAEGEERDHPHHRSLWFAHGAVGPADGSKRYDFWTGRDGSAIVHEKILAAESGEAGVLRTVNSWVDPGGDEVLSEERAMTFLAGAFDSGQAWRAIDFDLQLRTGDAAIVLGDTKEGTMAIRVAPTLRHQGEHAAGAMLNSEGVEGVAVWGKRAAWVHYSGPVDGRPVGIAIFDHPGNFRHPTWWHARAYGLFAANPFGVHDFEKAKKGTGDWTIPAGGELRLRYRLLFHDGEVSPEQLDSALRQYAAD, from the coding sequence ATGTTGCGCCGCCTGAATCCGCCAGCCGCCGCCGTTCTGTTCCCTTGCGTGTTCGCGGTCTCAGCGACCGTGGCGGCGGAGGACGGCGGTCCGATGATCGAGCTCACCAGGCAAGCTGGCGACCGCGTCCTGGTCACCGTCGACGGCGAACCGTTCACCGAGTATCGGCCGGGCGGCGAAGCGGATGGCGGCGGCCACCTGCCGTACCTGTACCCGGTCTACGGTCCGGCAGGGCAGGCGCTGACCCGCAGTTGGCCGATGGTCGAGGCGGAAGGCGAGGAGCGGGATCATCCTCACCACCGGTCACTGTGGTTCGCGCACGGCGCCGTTGGCCCGGCCGACGGCTCGAAACGCTACGACTTCTGGACGGGCCGCGACGGCTCCGCGATCGTCCACGAGAAGATCCTGGCCGCCGAGTCGGGTGAGGCCGGTGTGCTACGGACGGTCAACTCCTGGGTCGACCCTGGAGGCGACGAGGTACTCAGCGAGGAACGGGCGATGACCTTCCTCGCCGGTGCCTTTGACAGCGGCCAGGCCTGGCGCGCCATTGACTTCGATCTGCAGCTACGGACCGGCGACGCGGCGATCGTCCTCGGCGACACGAAGGAAGGCACGATGGCCATCCGCGTCGCGCCGACGCTCCGCCACCAGGGCGAGCACGCCGCCGGCGCGATGCTGAACAGCGAAGGCGTCGAAGGCGTCGCCGTCTGGGGCAAGCGCGCGGCGTGGGTTCACTACAGCGGGCCGGTCGACGGCAGGCCGGTCGGCATCGCCATCTTCGACCACCCCGGGAACTTCCGTCACCCGACCTGGTGGCACGCCCGCGCTTACGGCCTGTTCGCCGCCAACCCCTTCGGTGTCCACGACTTCGAGAAGGCGAAGAAGGGCACGGGCGACTGGACGATTCCGGCGGGCGGCGAGCTCAGGCTGCGGTATCGGCTGCTGTTCCACGACGGCGAGGTGTCGCCGGAGCAGCTCGACAGCGCGCTCCGGCAGTACGCGGCCGACTAG
- a CDS encoding NADH:flavin oxidoreductase, which yields MSRTYTPPGHHRTVKAFREHLRGLDPAFDCGEELLGPEGPLAKPFTVFGREAGNRFAIHPMEGWDGNREGSPSDLTRRRWRRFGLSGAKLIWGGEAVAVVPEGRANPNQLFIDGNRLEGCISWLEALRREVLAGHEESGVGGGWPVIGLQLTHSGRLSRPDPPPALPRPLRAQVHPVLDARLGEAANRPLVSDEQLEEVAGAYVRAARCAERAGYDFVDIKCCHGYLLHELLGAHTRPGPYGGSFENRVRLPLRIIAAVQAACPNLGIGVRLSIGDVAPFGAGGDGIGVPEVEGPKPADLGFGLNPSDVAVPEPTCAEAIRYIRSLIEAGVEVVNVTMGSPYSCPHLSRPFTYPASDSYLPPEDPLRSVLRQLAAVRTVRAAFPRLPLVGTGYSYLQEWLPYVAEAEVGGGHVDFVGLGRMVLAYPHLPADVLAGRPLERRRVCRTFSDCTTGPRNNMVSGCYPLDERYRQAPEFARIREIKKAAAL from the coding sequence TTGAGCCGGACCTACACGCCTCCGGGCCACCATCGCACCGTCAAGGCCTTTCGGGAGCACCTGCGCGGCCTCGACCCGGCGTTCGACTGCGGGGAGGAGCTGCTCGGTCCGGAGGGGCCGTTGGCCAAGCCGTTCACCGTGTTCGGCCGCGAGGCCGGCAACCGGTTCGCGATCCACCCGATGGAGGGTTGGGACGGGAACCGGGAAGGCAGCCCGAGCGACCTGACGCGGCGGCGCTGGCGGCGGTTCGGCTTGAGCGGCGCGAAGCTGATCTGGGGCGGTGAGGCGGTGGCCGTGGTGCCGGAGGGGCGCGCGAATCCGAACCAGCTCTTCATCGACGGCAATCGGCTGGAAGGCTGCATCTCCTGGCTGGAGGCGCTTCGCCGCGAGGTCCTGGCGGGGCACGAGGAGAGTGGAGTAGGCGGCGGCTGGCCCGTCATCGGCCTGCAGTTGACTCACTCGGGGCGACTGTCGCGGCCCGATCCGCCGCCTGCGCTTCCGCGGCCGCTTCGAGCGCAGGTTCATCCGGTGCTGGACGCACGGCTCGGCGAGGCCGCGAACCGTCCACTCGTCAGCGACGAGCAGTTGGAGGAGGTCGCCGGCGCCTATGTGCGCGCCGCGCGCTGCGCCGAGCGAGCCGGCTACGACTTCGTCGACATCAAGTGCTGCCACGGCTATCTGCTGCACGAGTTGCTGGGCGCGCACACCCGACCGGGTCCCTACGGCGGATCGTTCGAGAACCGGGTGCGGCTGCCGCTTCGGATCATCGCCGCGGTGCAGGCTGCGTGTCCCAATCTCGGCATCGGCGTTCGCCTGTCGATCGGCGATGTGGCGCCTTTTGGCGCCGGTGGGGATGGGATCGGCGTGCCGGAAGTCGAGGGCCCGAAACCGGCGGACCTCGGCTTCGGGCTCAACCCGTCGGACGTCGCCGTTCCCGAACCCACCTGCGCCGAGGCGATTCGCTACATTCGGTCGCTGATCGAGGCCGGAGTCGAAGTGGTCAACGTGACGATGGGTTCGCCCTACAGCTGCCCCCACCTGTCACGGCCGTTCACGTATCCCGCGTCGGACAGCTACCTGCCGCCCGAAGATCCGCTGCGCTCGGTGCTGCGTCAGCTGGCCGCCGTGCGCACGGTGCGCGCGGCGTTCCCGCGACTCCCCCTGGTGGGGACGGGCTACAGCTACCTGCAGGAGTGGCTGCCGTACGTCGCCGAGGCGGAGGTTGGCGGCGGTCACGTCGACTTCGTCGGCCTCGGCCGGATGGTCCTGGCCTACCCTCACTTGCCGGCCGACGTCCTGGCGGGGCGGCCGCTCGAGCGGCGGCGCGTCTGCCGCACGTTCAGCGATTGCACGACGGGGCCTCGCAACAACATGGTCAGCGGTTGCTACCCGCTGGATGAGCGTTACCGGCAGGCCCCCGAGTTCGCCCGGATCAGGGAGATCAAGAAGGCGGCCGCCCTATGA
- a CDS encoding sulfatase, translating to MRPARFLTPLAILAAAVCVACLAACAAEAPAEPPNIVFLLVDDLGAMDIGAFNPDTFYETPNIDRLASGGVRFTRGYAANPVCSPTRYSIMTGRYPTRVGATNYFAGRREEKFAPAPLNDRMPLGEYTLAEALRDGGYSTAFLGKWHLGPTEEFWPLAQGFDVNVGGHRGGMPRSYFSPYSNPTLEDGPESEHLTARLTDEALALLDGYAVDEEGKPFLIYLSYYTVHTPLRAPAHLIEKYASKAGVEVSVSEAPPGRVAEYPADPDDFGDEEQVWPRDEPRRVREVQNHAVYAAMVETLDTSVGRILDRLDALGLTKNTIVVFFSDNGGLSTAEGSPTSNLPLRGGKGWLYEGGIREPMIVRWPAVAAAGGVISAPVISTDFYPTLLEAAGVDLRPGIEIDGSSFLDLLRGGEAGKNAGAAASERDLFWHYPHYANQGGFPGGAIARGRYKLIERYERGQVHLYDLEADIGERNDLAAEEPERVAEMRARLHAWYGQVGAEFLSALPGGPEPWQLAVRSPSSP from the coding sequence ATGCGGCCGGCCCGTTTCCTGACACCACTCGCGATCCTTGCAGCCGCGGTCTGCGTCGCTTGTCTCGCCGCCTGCGCGGCCGAGGCGCCCGCCGAGCCGCCGAACATCGTCTTCCTGCTGGTCGACGACCTCGGCGCGATGGACATCGGCGCCTTCAACCCGGACACCTTCTACGAGACACCGAACATCGACCGGTTGGCGTCCGGCGGGGTGCGCTTCACCCGGGGCTACGCCGCGAACCCGGTGTGCAGCCCGACGCGCTACAGCATCATGACCGGCCGCTACCCGACCCGCGTGGGCGCGACGAACTACTTCGCCGGTCGTCGCGAGGAGAAGTTCGCACCCGCTCCGCTGAACGACCGGATGCCGCTCGGGGAGTACACGCTGGCCGAGGCGCTTCGGGACGGCGGCTACAGCACGGCGTTTTTGGGCAAGTGGCACCTGGGGCCGACGGAAGAGTTCTGGCCGCTCGCGCAAGGCTTCGACGTGAACGTCGGCGGCCACCGCGGCGGCATGCCGCGCAGCTACTTCTCGCCCTACTCGAACCCGACGCTCGAGGACGGCCCCGAGAGCGAGCATCTCACCGCGCGGCTCACCGACGAAGCGCTCGCCCTGCTCGACGGCTATGCGGTGGACGAGGAGGGTAAGCCCTTCCTGATCTACCTCTCGTACTACACGGTTCATACGCCGCTGCGCGCGCCGGCGCACCTGATCGAGAAGTACGCCTCCAAGGCCGGCGTCGAGGTCAGCGTGTCGGAGGCGCCGCCGGGTCGCGTGGCCGAGTATCCGGCCGATCCCGACGACTTTGGCGACGAGGAGCAGGTCTGGCCCCGCGACGAGCCCCGGCGGGTGCGCGAGGTCCAGAACCACGCCGTCTACGCGGCGATGGTCGAGACCCTGGATACGAGCGTCGGCCGTATCCTCGACCGCCTCGATGCCCTGGGTTTGACGAAGAACACGATCGTCGTCTTCTTCTCCGACAACGGCGGCCTGTCGACGGCGGAAGGGTCGCCCACCTCGAACCTGCCGCTACGGGGCGGCAAGGGCTGGCTGTACGAGGGTGGCATCCGGGAGCCCATGATCGTCCGCTGGCCGGCCGTCGCGGCCGCTGGCGGCGTGATCTCGGCGCCGGTCATCAGCACGGACTTCTACCCGACGCTGCTGGAAGCGGCGGGCGTCGACCTTCGGCCCGGGATCGAGATCGACGGGTCGAGCTTCCTCGATCTGCTCCGCGGAGGCGAAGCGGGTAAGAACGCTGGGGCCGCCGCCTCCGAGCGTGACCTGTTCTGGCACTACCCGCACTACGCCAACCAGGGCGGTTTCCCGGGCGGCGCGATCGCACGCGGCCGGTACAAACTGATCGAGCGCTACGAGCGCGGCCAGGTCCACCTCTATGACCTCGAGGCCGACATCGGCGAACGGAACGACCTGGCCGCCGAGGAACCCGAGCGGGTCGCCGAAATGCGAGCGCGGCTCCACGCCTGGTATGGCCAGGTCGGCGCCGAGTTCCTGAGTGCCCTGCCGGGCGGCCCGGAACCCTGGCAGCTAGCGGTGCGATCGCCGAGCAGCCCGTAG
- a CDS encoding DUF993 family protein — protein MSTAFQGPSGGVAPLPRLCFAALHVVVRDGYAQAGHSLEQPGSAQEIEHWIDWKATAGLRRYVDSLGFGVAEAMDTAQRFEIGWPSARRLIELCSSLELRNGFVAGAGSDQFDAIGSNAQLIDAVAEQAEFIGQQGGVPVLLPMPRLTATGASERDYVDVYGAIIDQLEEPLFLHWLGEMFHPAMRGYFPGNSLERILARHSDKVRGVKLSLLDEEYEVLLRRRIGMRGQIVLTGDDYHFGRLLEGQPPARGSRVRGTFELKGRRVALGDFSHALLGAFDAVAEPAAAALRALGDGDVERYRELMGPAEELARFIFQPPTRHYKAGLAYHAWLRGLQDNPMLVNREDLARDEAYYRGVASLAQRVGTLGDD, from the coding sequence ATGAGCACGGCCTTCCAGGGACCCTCCGGCGGTGTAGCGCCGCTACCGAGGCTCTGTTTCGCCGCGCTCCACGTCGTCGTTCGCGACGGCTATGCCCAGGCCGGCCACTCGCTCGAGCAGCCCGGATCGGCACAAGAGATCGAACACTGGATCGACTGGAAGGCGACGGCCGGCCTGCGCCGCTACGTCGACTCGCTCGGCTTCGGCGTCGCGGAGGCGATGGACACGGCGCAGCGGTTCGAGATCGGCTGGCCCAGCGCGCGGCGGCTGATCGAACTCTGCTCCTCCCTGGAGCTCCGAAACGGCTTCGTCGCCGGGGCCGGCAGCGACCAGTTCGACGCGATCGGCAGCAACGCGCAACTGATCGACGCGGTGGCGGAGCAGGCGGAGTTCATCGGTCAGCAGGGCGGCGTACCGGTGCTGTTGCCGATGCCGCGGCTAACGGCCACCGGCGCCTCCGAGAGGGACTACGTCGACGTCTACGGCGCGATCATCGATCAACTGGAGGAGCCGTTGTTCCTGCACTGGCTGGGCGAGATGTTCCACCCGGCGATGCGCGGCTACTTTCCGGGCAACAGCCTGGAGCGGATCCTCGCCCGACATTCCGACAAGGTGCGCGGGGTCAAGCTGTCGCTCCTGGACGAGGAGTACGAGGTGCTGCTCCGGCGGCGCATCGGCATGCGCGGCCAGATCGTGCTGACGGGCGACGACTACCACTTCGGACGGCTGCTGGAAGGGCAGCCGCCAGCCAGGGGTTCCCGAGTTCGCGGCACGTTCGAACTGAAGGGCCGCAGGGTGGCCCTGGGCGACTTCAGTCACGCTCTGCTCGGCGCCTTCGACGCGGTAGCCGAGCCGGCGGCCGCGGCCCTTCGCGCACTCGGCGACGGGGACGTCGAGCGCTATCGCGAGTTGATGGGGCCGGCCGAAGAACTCGCCCGCTTCATCTTCCAGCCGCCGACGCGTCACTACAAGGCCGGACTCGCCTACCACGCGTGGCTGCGCGGGCTGCAGGACAATCCGATGCTGGTCAACCGGGAGGATCTGGCACGGGACGAGGCGTACTACCGCGGCGTCGCGTCTCTGGCCCAGCGCGTGGGCACGTTGGGTGATGACTGA
- a CDS encoding GMC family oxidoreductase, translating to MKQTSDTRTYDAVVVGSGATGGWTAKVLTEAGMDVLMLEAGRAFDPATDFREHTLPHDMELRGRPDPRNELLQRRHRQSYCYACTEVNADFFIDDVDNPYTEAPGTHFNWIQGNVVGGRSIMWARQSYRMSDYDFKAASLDGYGLDWPISYADLAPYYDRVERYIGVNGRKEGLEILPDGEFLPPMAFTCGEAMLKETLAEKFNRPMTIGRNAVLTRRHNGRDMCHYCGPCHYGCRTNSYFNSPQTTLVDCEATGRFTLVPDAAVIKVDMKAGDLASGVTYVDKNTDLTREAKADVVVLCASTLASTRILLNSAEGGLANESDCLGRYVMDHIYATGVRGVLEARAGAQPERANRPNGIYIPRFQNLKDPATRNPNFIRGYGYQGGENITTWQHGNAIPGFGADFKRMVESSTISTIGLGGFGEILPRPENRVTLDPEVTDKWGVPVLQMNCTLGSNEYAMVQDIIAEGRAMLEALGCTNITQNTEPAPLGSGIHEVGTARMGDDPGTSYLNQYQQSHTVKNLFVMDGSCYVSIGCVNPTLTMMSLALRSTEYLIDQHKRGELA from the coding sequence ATGAAGCAGACCTCCGACACGAGGACCTACGACGCGGTCGTCGTCGGCTCCGGCGCCACCGGCGGCTGGACCGCGAAAGTTCTTACCGAGGCGGGCATGGACGTGCTGATGCTCGAAGCGGGCCGCGCCTTCGACCCGGCCACGGACTTCCGCGAGCACACCCTGCCGCACGACATGGAACTCCGCGGCCGCCCCGACCCGCGCAACGAACTGCTCCAGCGCCGGCACCGCCAGTCGTACTGCTACGCCTGCACCGAGGTCAACGCGGACTTCTTCATCGACGACGTCGACAACCCCTACACCGAGGCCCCCGGCACCCACTTCAACTGGATCCAGGGCAACGTCGTCGGCGGCCGCTCGATCATGTGGGCACGCCAGTCGTACCGGATGAGCGACTACGACTTCAAGGCGGCCAGCCTCGACGGGTACGGCTTGGACTGGCCGATCAGCTACGCCGACCTGGCCCCGTACTACGACCGGGTCGAGCGCTACATCGGCGTCAACGGCCGCAAGGAGGGGCTGGAGATCCTGCCGGACGGCGAGTTCCTGCCGCCGATGGCCTTCACCTGCGGCGAGGCGATGCTGAAGGAGACCCTGGCCGAGAAGTTCAACCGGCCGATGACGATCGGCCGCAACGCGGTCCTCACCCGCCGGCACAACGGCCGTGACATGTGCCACTACTGCGGCCCCTGCCACTACGGCTGCCGGACGAACTCCTACTTCAACTCGCCGCAGACCACCCTCGTCGACTGCGAGGCGACGGGCCGGTTCACCCTGGTGCCGGACGCCGCCGTCATCAAGGTCGACATGAAGGCCGGCGACCTCGCCTCCGGGGTCACCTACGTCGACAAGAACACGGACCTGACCCGGGAAGCGAAGGCCGACGTCGTCGTGCTGTGCGCTTCGACCCTGGCTTCGACCCGCATCCTCCTCAACTCGGCCGAGGGCGGTCTCGCCAACGAGAGCGACTGCCTGGGCCGCTACGTGATGGACCACATCTACGCGACCGGGGTGCGCGGCGTCCTGGAAGCGCGGGCCGGCGCTCAACCGGAGCGCGCGAACCGGCCAAACGGCATCTACATACCCCGCTTCCAGAACCTGAAGGACCCGGCGACCAGGAACCCGAACTTCATTCGGGGCTACGGCTACCAGGGCGGCGAGAACATCACCACCTGGCAGCACGGCAACGCCATTCCGGGCTTCGGCGCCGACTTCAAGCGGATGGTCGAGTCGAGCACCATCTCGACGATCGGCCTCGGCGGCTTCGGCGAGATCCTCCCGCGACCCGAGAACCGCGTCACCCTCGACCCGGAGGTGACCGACAAGTGGGGCGTGCCCGTGCTGCAGATGAACTGCACGCTCGGCAGCAACGAGTACGCGATGGTCCAGGACATCATCGCAGAGGGCCGCGCCATGCTGGAGGCGCTCGGCTGTACGAACATCACGCAGAACACGGAACCGGCGCCGCTGGGCTCGGGCATCCACGAGGTCGGCACGGCCCGCATGGGCGACGATCCGGGAACCTCCTACCTGAACCAGTACCAGCAGTCCCACACGGTGAAGAACCTGTTCGTCATGGACGGGTCCTGCTACGTGAGCATCGGCTGCGTCAATCCGACGCTGACCATGATGTCGCTGGCATTGCGTTCCACTGAGTACCTGATCGACCAGCACAAGCGGGGAGAACTGGCATGA
- a CDS encoding sulfatase: MSTVGRVWSLAASTMVAFACTDPVDDGGSGELPAEPPNIVFLLVDDLGAMDVGAFNPDTFYETPNIDRLAAGGVRFLRGYAANPVCSPTRFSIMTGRYPTRVGATNWFSGRQEETFAPAQLNDWMPVEEYTLAEALRDGGYSTAFLGKWHLGPTEEFWPEAQGFDVNVGGYVRGRPSSYFSPYLNPRLEDGPEGEYLTERLTDEALALLDGYAADEEGRPFLLYLSYYTVHTPLEAPADLIAKYAAKAGVEVGAPVNPDSLGFEEQIWPRNEPRRVQEVQNHPVYAAMVESLDTSVGQILDRLDVLDLAENTIVVFFSDNGGLSTSEMLPTSNLPLRGGKGWLYEGGIREPMIVRWPAVAAAGSDVASPVISTDFYPTLLEAAGIDLPADVEVDGRSFLDLLRGGEASEEAAAAAAVRDLFWHYPHYSHQGGFPGGGISQGPYKLLERYEDGQVHLYDLEADEGERNDLAAEHPDRVAEMRARLHAWYGEVGAQFLSALPDGPEPWRPPVEAGDGV; encoded by the coding sequence ATGAGCACCGTTGGCAGGGTCTGGAGTCTGGCGGCGTCGACGATGGTGGCCTTTGCCTGCACGGATCCGGTCGACGACGGCGGATCCGGAGAACTGCCCGCGGAACCGCCGAACATCGTCTTCCTCCTGGTCGACGACCTCGGCGCCATGGACGTGGGCGCCTTCAATCCGGACACCTTCTACGAGACGCCCAACATCGACCGTTTGGCGGCGGGCGGGGTTCGCTTTCTGCGCGGTTACGCCGCGAATCCGGTGTGTAGCCCGACCCGGTTCAGCATCATGACCGGGCGCTACCCGACCCGGGTGGGCGCCACGAACTGGTTTTCCGGCCGCCAGGAAGAGACGTTCGCTCCCGCGCAGCTCAACGACTGGATGCCGGTCGAGGAGTACACGCTTGCCGAGGCCCTGCGCGACGGGGGGTACAGCACCGCCTTTCTGGGCAAGTGGCACCTGGGGCCGACGGAGGAGTTCTGGCCGGAGGCACAGGGTTTCGACGTGAACGTCGGCGGCTACGTTCGGGGGAGGCCCAGTAGCTACTTCTCGCCCTACTTGAACCCGAGGCTCGAGGACGGGCCCGAGGGCGAGTACCTCACCGAACGGCTGACCGACGAGGCGCTTGCCCTGCTCGATGGCTACGCGGCGGACGAGGAAGGCAGGCCCTTCCTGCTCTACCTTTCGTACTACACCGTCCACACGCCGCTGGAGGCGCCGGCCGACCTGATCGCGAAGTACGCGGCGAAGGCGGGCGTCGAAGTGGGCGCGCCGGTCAATCCCGACAGCCTGGGGTTTGAGGAACAGATCTGGCCTCGCAACGAGCCGCGCCGGGTGCAAGAGGTACAGAACCATCCCGTCTACGCGGCGATGGTGGAGAGCCTGGATACGAGCGTCGGCCAGATCCTCGACCGCCTCGACGTTCTGGACCTGGCCGAGAACACGATCGTCGTCTTCTTCTCGGACAATGGCGGCCTGTCCACCTCCGAGATGTTGCCGACCTCGAACCTGCCTCTCCGGGGCGGCAAGGGCTGGCTTTACGAGGGCGGCATCCGTGAGCCGATGATTGTCCGCTGGCCCGCGGTGGCGGCCGCTGGCAGTGACGTGGCGTCGCCGGTAATCAGCACCGACTTCTACCCGACGCTGCTCGAGGCGGCCGGCATCGACTTGCCTGCCGATGTCGAGGTCGACGGCAGGAGTTTCCTCGACCTGCTGCGCGGCGGCGAGGCGAGTGAAGAGGCAGCCGCCGCAGCCGCGGTTCGTGACCTGTTCTGGCACTACCCTCACTACAGCCACCAGGGTGGCTTTCCCGGCGGCGGGATCTCGCAGGGTCCGTACAAGCTGCTCGAGCGCTACGAGGACGGCCAGGTCCATCTCTATGACCTGGAAGCCGACGAGGGTGAACGGAACGATCTGGCTGCCGAGCACCCCGACCGTGTCGCGGAGATGAGGGCGCGGCTCCACGCCTGGTACGGCGAAGTGGGGGCGCAGTTCCTGAGTGCCCTGCCCGACGGCCCGGAACCCTGGCGGCCGCCCGTGGAGGCTGGGGACGGAGTTTGA
- a CDS encoding Gfo/Idh/MocA family oxidoreductase yields the protein MSAITRRVFLGSAAAAAATTTLGCRASAGTTAASPNQQLRVAVVGLRGRGRDHVNQFIDLPSVQVAALCDVDSNVLETAKAKAIEAGATDPLTIGDYRELLERDDIDAVSIATPNHWHALQAVWACQAGKDVYLEKPVSHNVWEGRQIVHAAAKYDRIVQTGTQIRSSPSIQDALAWVNEGHIGEIQLARGLCYKPRQSIGRVEGAQKIDPAVDYDLWCGPAPKKALMRERLHYDWHWVFDTGNGDLGNQGIHQMDIARWALGEPALPPRTISVGGRFGYVDDGNTPNTQFVYHDYERAPLLFEVRGLPRDAKAQAGKWRDGMDDYLGASIGVIVHCEGGHVQIPSYTQATAYDAKGKKLESWKGGANHYANFVEAVRSRRSEDLTASIEDGHLSSALCHLGNISYLRGEAGGPAKVSKIASKLRHAGDTADRFLDHLSKNGVDPEVEQPIVGPWLEIDPDTETIGGDLEASRLLTREYREPFVVPRTV from the coding sequence ATGTCCGCCATCACCCGCCGCGTTTTCCTCGGCTCGGCCGCCGCTGCCGCCGCCACGACGACTCTGGGATGCCGTGCCTCGGCCGGCACGACCGCCGCGAGTCCCAACCAGCAGCTCCGCGTCGCCGTCGTCGGCCTCCGCGGACGCGGCAGAGACCACGTCAATCAGTTCATCGATCTGCCCAGTGTCCAGGTCGCCGCCCTCTGCGACGTCGACAGCAACGTGCTCGAAACGGCGAAGGCCAAGGCGATCGAGGCCGGCGCGACGGATCCGCTGACGATCGGCGACTATCGGGAACTCCTCGAGCGCGACGACATCGACGCCGTGTCCATCGCGACGCCGAACCACTGGCACGCGCTGCAGGCGGTGTGGGCCTGCCAGGCCGGTAAGGACGTGTACCTGGAGAAGCCCGTTTCCCACAACGTCTGGGAGGGACGCCAGATCGTCCACGCGGCGGCCAAGTACGACCGCATCGTCCAGACCGGTACCCAGATCCGCTCGTCACCCTCGATCCAGGACGCGCTGGCCTGGGTCAACGAAGGGCACATCGGCGAGATCCAGCTCGCCCGCGGCCTCTGCTACAAGCCACGGCAGAGCATCGGCCGGGTGGAAGGCGCGCAGAAGATCGACCCGGCCGTCGACTACGACCTCTGGTGCGGCCCGGCGCCGAAGAAGGCGCTGATGCGCGAGCGCCTGCACTACGACTGGCACTGGGTCTTCGACACCGGCAACGGCGACCTGGGCAACCAGGGCATCCACCAGATGGACATTGCGCGCTGGGCGCTGGGCGAGCCGGCGCTGCCCCCTCGGACGATCAGCGTCGGCGGCCGCTTCGGCTACGTCGACGACGGCAACACCCCGAACACCCAGTTCGTGTACCACGACTACGAGCGGGCGCCGCTGCTGTTCGAGGTGCGCGGGCTGCCGCGCGACGCCAAGGCCCAGGCCGGCAAGTGGCGCGACGGCATGGACGATTATCTCGGCGCCAGCATCGGCGTCATCGTCCACTGCGAGGGCGGCCACGTGCAGATTCCGAGCTACACCCAAGCCACTGCCTACGATGCCAAGGGCAAGAAGCTGGAGTCCTGGAAGGGCGGCGCCAACCACTACGCGAACTTCGTCGAGGCCGTGCGCAGCCGCCGCAGCGAGGATCTGACCGCCTCGATCGAGGACGGCCACCTGTCGAGCGCCCTCTGCCACCTCGGCAACATCTCCTACCTGCGCGGTGAAGCCGGCGGGCCGGCCAAGGTGTCGAAGATCGCCTCGAAGCTCCGCCACGCCGGCGACACCGCCGACCGGTTCCTCGACCACCTGTCGAAGAACGGCGTCGACCCGGAAGTCGAGCAACCGATCGTCGGCCCGTGGCTCGAGATCGACCCGGACACCGAGACGATCGGGGGCGACCTGGAGGCGAGCCGCTTGCTGACCCGCGAGTACCGCGAGCCGTTCGTGGTCCCGCGGACCGTCTGA